One window from the genome of Poecilia reticulata strain Guanapo linkage group LG9, Guppy_female_1.0+MT, whole genome shotgun sequence encodes:
- the vps13a gene encoding intermembrane lipid transfer protein VPS13A isoform X2, translating to MVFESVVVDVLNRFLGDYVVNLDSSQLKLGIWGGDAVLKNLEIKENALSQLDLPFKVRAGHIGRLELKIPWTDIYNQSVEATLDGVYLLIVPTASIKYDAEKEEKQLQEARQRELDRIEETKLKAAEQENTKLEKQDTFVEKLVTQVIKNLQIKISNIHVRYEDDITNPNCPLSFGVSLKNLSLQTADNHWKPSLLDEHSKLFFKLVQLNNLFAYWNVNSVLFSNHSPNEALRCLQNSMEIKPSVPVSHDFIFRPISANAKLRMNPRSDVDFSSPKVDLMVNLSEVAIELNKPQYISILELLGSVDMMSRNLPYRKYRPQVHIHRNAHIWWKYVITGILEVDVKPHLHMWSWQHIRCHRETVKCYRELYKKKITSKKPSVELLEKLEATQKSLDIFNITLARQQAEVEASKAGLRIYRPGKQMEEEESQGWLSWMWNWGGEAEAQTKEVKTGTFDGLFTVDEKAKLYTAIGYSETAANPNLPKNFEDMKVNFHMEKLSVSIKDERDKNEIIKLTVGELKSTLTQRPGAQAIKVTAQLSLFEVTGLAAKRPAPTLLSSRKAATGAGTPLLCFLFETNPLDDSANQRLHVESQPLEIIYDAITVNNMSEFFRPPDDLQLDELTNATLMKLEQFRDRTATGLLYVIETQKVLDLKVNLMASYVIIPQTGFYDGTQNIMLLDLGHFRMSSLSKKDLPQLTVGSSKIEDIMSRAYDHFDVQLSSLQLLYSKPDGDWKRARKQKRSPLHILEPVDMKVVVSRAMVVTDTRMAKYKMSGELPLLSLRISDNKLRSVLELVDSIPLPESRPAARSTASSTRKQSFTPQLAARKHMSLVDQRSSIIFESCETISIASLGSQEDLFYDAPSSPIGEKAFFPDNPMPLRYADLSKRTNLIKEDPQKNMTDFIMRFEINELSVQLCRLSRAQEIVVLQLDIEGLGTELTLRTFDMTSNTFLREICLKCPEYMDSEDKQVQLITTLDNSEVDLLTLEYIKADKNGPEFKSQHNNTEQLIKVAFSSLDVHLHTEALLNTMSFLSNLLPPSSKKEGGPEELPTIPEEEEAEAGKEEEKKGETAVTKKRTSKSSKFADVVNLRVRADLRCLKVFIRGQKARISEISIEGLVTDVMMRKKNMEILANLKSIVILDCNKDALYKKAVSIADKQVFAFRMLNHTGATEGDAYLDMSKVDTSVTLEVGCIEVIFLNKFVSSILVFINNFQEAKEALAEVTVQAAEKAASGVKELAERSTRIALDVHFNAPVIFLPQSSSSSNVIVSDLGFLSVNNRFIKQPFKGNAAIPPVVDKMTVKLTDLKMYRTTYKNGKFEGETQLLKPVSLDLEIQRNLSANWYHSIPDVEITAHLKPMSLILCQDDMIVVLRTLSENLSEKSEAVQPPAVLPTPDHSFDSVSNKESQGSGTTGPTSSGNTVVIAAVVETQKHSKLKTTLKLSFKFDSMTLVLFTPNENVIQHLDCHDEQLKLAEFTLGTISTSVHMFSDSSMKASVRLSTCLLDDKRPRIKMVTSRMMELRPGAEQNMMVEVNYRQGLDGTNIDTVVQDVYLCASMEFLLTVADIFLKATKEGFAQGPQAKSSTGAGEKKNINSSVTSKDSSAGPVSKMEMTVVVRNPEIVFVADLTRTDAPALVMTTYCEVSMISGAESTMTASIKDIKVVACPFLREIRKNNVTTVLQPCQVHYRSSQPAAGPQAMEVEINALSLKVSPVIINTVITIQSALTPQAETPEEQESPVPVNLWEKRHWKELKLWFLEEEGDEDTKSLTPLIPQGESLKLTIGSICVTLEAGVGHLTIPMLLAKSSFHGDVKNWSTLINLQSKLTLEVHYYNEMLGVWEPLLEPLEDETSERFKSWTLNLKMKKKPVNSPTLSDEVDYNIPEYRTVTTISSKDQLNITLSKCGLTMLNNLGTAFAEAAKQTAECFQKDEAPFVVKNRLGLPVSVRHSRMFSPIGKQSDGHTVNLQDGESLGMDYSVTTQSDQFSAMTSLSEKDYYIQPAPEGHTSTSVIPLIKVGRGMYSVRHDNSGVTRFLVCQISSVEGSKYIKIRSPFQIINHFTIPFNVFEGSTCLGKASPTEEFCVPLDSYRSELSLQPITEETAEEDRKQFDVSEGFSYEDFFYPNPDTRLQRTCRRRGDDSGVMMINMVPVKDTVTCKETGDIGENCDIPFVLHLWPSVLLRNLLPYPVAYKLKGIKDSSPEVTLGPGHSAQLHTAVINQSSLELRLLDYLAQDWSSEYRLRSQQEDITFIVFQSLCVNEEDVGDGLERKKPELDIAVHVQYDPGQTVVAIHSPYWMVNKTGRLLQYKADDIHRKHPLDYDMPLLFSFKPRNFLRNNKVRLMISDSELSDDFSLDTVGSHGDVKCKGRYKDYLVGVKIDTSSFSLTRIVTFVPFYMLVNSTKHRVFVCEEGLENWTQAEPEQSAIPFWPENDTKRLKIKLEGCLAPPQTINFTKRENCLLLHLDNSVGGIIVDVNLSDHSATIRFSEYHDGAAPFLLINHTNERLQFRQSTRKETPWVADQLLDLSSSGEEDSSLKELEWEDLEAGKAVYYTWTEPTGSRELSWKHGRYHGELKVEKELLDEKTNREGKLYVIPFYEGLQRVVVFTENQRIFNRLVENESLRHAEQEVILWLHDMGISLVNNNNSQEISFIGITSSDIVWEIKPKKKGRWKTLSSEEVEMLENRFREYCDSSPIDNCIADLVNNFQVCFTPTGSDMHMLQPVAAPLRRLHLPGVKVEYSISPRQRAYRVQIHRIQIQNQIPGAIFPFVFYPIKLPKSIAKDTEPKPLIDLSIVTRTAGHTDISRIKYFKVLIQEMDLKLDLGFLYAILDFVTPENAGVMTSDQEVELFTKDIEYIKTELNHVSSTDTSPISLYEQFHISPIKLHLSFSLSTGGEDGLKEKRETELIPIQSLNLLLKSIGATLTDVQDVVFKLGFFELNFQFYTTQQLQSEVIRHYSKQAIKQMYVLVLGLDVLGNPFGLIRGLSEGVEAFFYEPYQGAIQGPEEFIEGMTIGVKALVGGAVGGIAGAASRITGTIAKGVAAITMDEEYQQKRREAMNKQPTGLKDGLARGGKGLVSGFVSGITGIVTKPIKGAQKEGAAGFFKGFGKGLVGAIARPTGGIIDLASSTFQGIKRAAETSQDVISLRPPRFIHEDGVIRPYKEREGVGSQMLQTIENGRFAKYRYFAHAKINDSDFFMITKRGIFFVTKGTFGQLTCEWQYLFEEFTMDPKIVGGRRLRIEAKERVKSVFHAKEFGKIINFKTPEIAQWVLNKLEDARDRLPKC from the exons ATGGTCTTCGAAAGTGTGGTCGTTGACGTCCTCAACCGTTTTTTAGGGGACTACGTTGTGAACCTTGACAGCTCGCAGCTGAAGCTTGGCATATGGGGAG GTGATGCTGTGCTGAAAAATCttgaaataaaggaaaatgcCTTG AGTCAACTTGATCTCCCTTTTAAAGTGAGAGCTGGTCACATAG gACGTCTCGAGTTAAAAATTCCCTGGACGGACATCTACAACCAGTCAGTGGAGGCCACGCTAGACGGAGTCTATCTGCTAATCGTCCCCACAGCAA GTATAAAGTATGATGCAGAAAAGGAGGAGAAGCAGCTACAGGAGGCTCGTCAGAGGGAGCTCGATCGAATAGAGGAGACAAAACTCAAGGCTGCAGAAcaag agAACACAAAGCTGGAGAAGCAGGACACCTTTGTGGAAAAGCTTGTCACACAAGTGATCAAAAACCTACAGATCAAGATCTCCAACATCCATGTTCGCTATGAGGATGAT ATCACTAATCCAAACTGCCCTTTGTCATTTGGAGTGTCGCTTAAAAACCTCAGCCTTCaa ACAGCTGATAATCACTGGAAACCCAGTTTGCTAGATGAACACTCCAAGCTTTTCTTCAAG TTGGTTCAGCTGAACAACTTGTTTGCCTACTGGAATGTCAACTCGGTTCTCTTCTCTAATCACAGTCCAAATGAGGCCCTG CGATGTCTGCAGAACAGCATGGAGATCAAACCCTCTGTTCCTGTCAGCCATGACTTCA TCTTTCGTCCTATATCTGCAAATGCAAAACTGCGAATGAATCCAAGATCAGATGTGGATTTCTCTTCTCCTAAAGTGGACCTGATGGTCAACCTCAGCGAAGTGGCTATTGAACTCAACAAGCCTCAG tacattagcattttggagCTGCTGGGCTCAGTGGATATGATGTCACGAAATCTGCCATACAGGAAGTACAGACCCCAGGTCCACATTCACAGAAATGCTCACATATG GTGGAAATATGTGATCACAGGCATCTTGGAGGTGGATGTGAAGCCTCATCTCCACATGTGGTCATGGCAACACATCCGGTGCCACCGGGAAACAGTGAAGTGTTACAGAGAGCTCTACAAGAAGAAGATCAccagcaaaaagcccagtgtgGAACTGCTCGAAAAGCTGGAG GCTACACAGAAATCTTTAGATATTTTCAACATCACATTGGCGAGACAACAAGCTGAAGTGGAG GCGAGCAAAGCAGGACTGCGCATTTATCGTCCAGGGAaacagatggaggaggaggagtctcAGGGTTGGCTTAGCTGGATGTGGAACTGGGGAGGCGAGGCTGAGGCACAGACCAAGGAGGTCAAGACTGGAA CATTTGATGGGTTGTTTACTGTGGATGAGAAAGCCAAACTTTACACTGCCATCGGATACAGTGAAACTGCAGCAAACCCCAACCTGCCAAAGAAC TTTGAGGACATGAAGGTCAATTTCCACATGGAAAAACTGTCTGTGTCCATCAAAGATgagagagacaaaaatgaaatcatcaaaCTGACCGTGGGGGAGCTAAAGTCCACCCTCACACAGAGACCCGGAGCACAAGCCATTAA AGTCACAGCCCAGCTTAGTTTGTTTGAGGTCACTGGTCTGGCCGCTAAGCGTCCGGCACCAACCCTCCTTTCATCAAGAAAGGCGGCCACAGGAGCAGGAACCCCGCTGCTTTGCTTCCTGTTTGAGACCAACCCTCTGGATGACAGCGCCAACCAGAGGCTCCACGTTGAGTCACAACCACTGGAGATCATCTATGATGCA ATAACTGTGAACAACATGTCAGAGTTCTTCAGGCCTCCAGATGACCTGCAGCTGGATGAGCTCACCAACGCCACCCTGATGAAACTGGAGCAGTTCAGAGACCGCACTGCCACTG GTTTACTGTACGTGATCGAAACTCAGAAAGTTCTCGACCTGAAGGTGAACTTGATGGCCTCCTACGTCATCATTCCACAGACCGGCTTTTACGACGGAACCCAGAACATTATGCTTTTGGATCTTGGTCATTTCAGG ATGTCCAGTTTGAGCAAGAAGGATCTGCCGCAGCTGACAGTGGGTTCCAGCAAAATTGAAGACATCATGTCCAGAGCGTACGACCACTTCGATGTTCAGCTCAGCAGCCTGCAGCTGCTTTACAGCAAACCAG ATGGTGACTGGAAAAGAGCTCGCAAACAGAAACGGTCTCCACTCCACATCCTGGAGCCTGTGGATATGAAAGTGGTTGTCAGCAGGGCCATGGTTGTGACCGACACACGTATGGCAAA GTATAAAATGTCTGGCGAACTCCCGCTGTTGTCGCTTCGAATTTCTGACAACAAACTCCGAAGTGTTCTGGAGCTGGTGGACAGCATCCCACTGCCTGAGAGCAGACCTGCAGCCCGCAGCACTGCTTCTTCTACAAGG AAGCAGTCGTTCACTCCTCAGCTCGCTGCGAGAAAACACATGAGTTTAGTCGACCAGCGTTCCTCGATCATTTTTGAGTCCTGTGAGACCATCAGCATCGCCTCTCTGG GATCACAGGAAGATTTGTTCTATGACGCCCCCAGCTCTCCGATCGGAGAGAAGGCGTTCTTCCCGGACAATCCCATGCCGCTGCGCTACGCCGATTTAAGCAAAAGAACAAATCTAATCAAAGAAGATCCTCAGAAGAACATGACTGACTTTATAATGAGATTCGAGATCAATGAG TTGTCTGTTCAGCTCTGTCGTCTGTCTAGAGCTCAGGAGATCGTCGTTCTCCAGCTGGACATCGAGGGTCTGGGCACTGAGCTGACGCTACGCACCTTCGACATGACGTCAAACACCTTCCTGCGCGAGATCTGCCTGAAGTGTCCCGAATACATGG ATTCTGAAGACAAGCAAGTCCAGCTGATCACCACTTTAGACAACTCAGAAGTTGACCTTCTCACCTTGGAGTATATCAAA GCGGATAAAAATGGTCCTGAGTTTAAGTCTCAGCATAACAACACAGAGCAACTCATTAAG GTGGCGTTTTCGTCTTTGGACGTTCATCTGCACACGGAGGCTCTCCTCAACACCATGAGCTTCCTCAGTAACCTCCTTCCTCCATCCAGTAAGAAGGAAGGAGGGCCAGAGGAGCTGCCCACCAtcccagaggaagaggaggctgaggcagggaaagaggaggagaagaaggggGAAACAGCTGTAACCAAGAAAAGAA CGTCCAAAAGCTCAAAGTTTGCAGACGTGGTGAATCTTCGCGTGAGAGCCGATCTGCGCTGCTTGAAGGTGTTCATTCGGGGACAGAAAGCTCGGATATCAGAGATAAGTATTGAAG GTCTGGTTACTGATGTCATGATGAGGAAGAAGAACATGGAGATCCTGGCCAACCTAAAGAGCATTGTGATCCTGGACTGCAACAAGGACGCCTTATACAAGAAG GCTGTCTCTATTGCAGATAAGCAAGTTTTTGCCTTCAGGATGTTGAACCACACAGGGGCAACAGAAGGAGATGCCTACCTCGACATGTCTAAAGTTGACACGTCTGTCACACTGGAAGTCGGCTGCATTGAGGTCATTTTCCTCAACAAGTTTGTCTCCTCCATCCTG GTATTCATTAATAATTTCCAGGAGGCGAAGGAAGCCCTCGCCGAGGTGACGGTTCAGGCTGCAGAAAAGGCAGCCTCTGGTGTGAAGGAGCTGGCAGAGAGAAGCACTCGAATCGCTCTCGACGTCCACTTCAACGCGCCGGTGATTTTCCTCCCCcagtcttcctcctcttcaaaCGTCATCGTTTCCGATCTTGGCTTCTTGTCCGTAAATAACCGCTTCATCAAGCAGCCGTTTAAAGGCAACGCTGCAATCCCGCCGGTTGTGGATAAAATGACCGTGAAACTGACTGACCTCAAGATGTACAG AACCACTTACAAAAATGGGAAATTCGAAGGCGAGACTCAGCTGCTGAAGCCGGTCAGCCTGGACCTGGAAATCCAACGAAATCTTTCGGCCAATTGGTACCACAGCATCCCTGATGTAGAGATCACTGCTCATCTAAAGCCTATGAGT CTGATCCTCTGCCAGGATGACATGATTGTTGTCCTGAGGACTTTGAGCGAGAATCTGTCAGAGAAGTCCGAAGCTGTTCAGCCTCCAGCTGTTCTGCCCACACCGGACCACTCCTTCGATTCTGTGTCCAACAAAGAGTCCCAGGGCTCAGGAACCACCGGACCTACCAGCT CAGGCAACACGGTGGTGATAGCTGCTGTGGTCGAGACCCAGAAACACAGCAAGCTCAAGACAACGCTCAAGCTGAGCTTCAAGTTCGACTCCatgacgctggttctgttcacCCCTAATGAGAATGTG atACAACACTTGGACTGCCATGATGAACAGCTGAAGTTGGCAGAGTTTACTCTGGGCACCATCTCCACTTCTGTCCACATGTTCTCTGACAGCTCCATGAAGGCATCGGTTCGACTCTCTACCTGCCTCCTAGATGACAAGAGACCAAGAATCAAGATGGTTACCTCAAG GATGATGGAACTGCGGCCCGGTGCCGAGCAGAACATGATGGTGGAGGTGAACTACCGACAGGGGCTTGATGGTACCAACATAGACACAGTGGTACAGGATGTGTACCTGTGTGCCAGCATGGAGTTCCTGCTCACAGTGGCAGATATTTTCCTCAAAGCCACCAAGGAGGGTTTTGCTCAGGGGCCACAAGCCAAAAGCAGCACTGGTGCTGGAGAAAAGAAGAACATTAATTCCTCCGTCACGTCTAAAGACTCGT CTGCAGGTCCGGTGTCGAAGATGGAGATGACCGTTGTCGTGCGCAACCCAGAGATCGTGTTTGTTGCCGACCTGACGCGCACCGACGCCCCCGCCCTGGTGATGACCACATATTGTGAAGTGTCAATGATAAGTGGAGCAGAGTCAACAATGACCGCCTCCATCAAAGATATAAAG GTTGTGGCATGCCCCTTCTTAAGAGAGATTAGGAAGAACAATGTGACCACCGTCCTCCAGCCGTGTCAGGTTCACTATCGGAGTTCTCAGCCTGCAGCAGGTCCTCAGGCTATGGAAGTTGAGATTAATGCTCTCTCTCTAAAG GTATCTCCCGTCATTATCAACACTGTGATCACCATCCAGTCAGCGCTGACGCCGCAGGCTGAGACTCCTGAGGAGCAGGAGAGCCCCGTTCCTGTGAACCTGTGGGAGAAACGACACTGGAAGGAGCTCAAGCTTTGGTTCTTGGAAGAAGAGGGGGATGAAGACACAAAGTCTCTAACGCCACTCATTCCACAGGGAGAGTCCTTAAAG TTGACCATAGGTTCAATCTGTGTGACTCTGGAAGCTGGGGTAGGACACCTCACCATCCCTATGCTTCTCGCCAAGTCCTCCTTTCATGGAGATGTGAAAAACTGGTCCACACTCATTAACCTCCAAAGCAAGCTCACCCTGGAG gtTCACTATTACAATGAGATGCTGGGCGTCTGGGAGCCGCTGTTGGAGCCCTTGGAGGATGAGACAAGCGAACGCTTCAAATCTTGGACTCTAAACCTGAAG ATGAAGAAGAAGCCAGTGAATAGCCCTACCTTGTCAGATGAAGTGGATTACAACATTCCAGAGTATAGGACAGTAACTACCATCAGCAGTAAAGACCAGCTCAACATCACGCTCTCCAAGTGTGGACTCACCATGTTGAACAACCTGGGCACA GCGTTTGCAGAAGCTGCCAAGCAGACTGCAGAGTGTTTTCAAAAGGATGAAGCTCCCTTTGTGGTGAAAAACAGGCTGGGTCTTCCTGTCTCTGTGCGGCACAGTCGGATGTTTTCCCCCATCGGCAAGCAGAGCGATGGACACACTGTGAACCTGCAGGATGGCGAAAGCCTTGGGATGGACTACTCAGTCACGACACAGTCGGATCAGTTCTCAGCTATGACCTCGCTGAGTGAAAAAGACTACTACATACAGCCTG cTCCAGAGGGCCACACTTCCACCAGTGTGATCCCTCTGATCAAAGTGGGACGGGGTATGTACAGTGTCAGGCACGACAACTCAGGAGTCACTCGGTTCCTCGTCTGTCAGATTTCCTCTGTGGAGGGCAGCAAATACATCAAGATCCGCTCTCCATTTCAG ATTATCAATCATTTCACGATACCGTTCAACGTTTTTGAGGGATCAACATGTCTGGGAAAAGCTTCTCCGACTGAGGAGTTCTGTGTACCACTGGATTCATACAG GTCTGAGCTGAGCCTGCAGCCGATAACAGAGGAGACCGCCgaggaagacagaaaacagtttgaCGTGTCAGAGGGCTTCAGCTACGAGGACTTCTTCTATCCTAATCCAGATACTCGCCTGCAGCGGACGTGCCGTCGTCGTGGAGATGATTCTGGCGTCATGATGATCAACATGGTGCCAGTGAAAGACACAGTGACGTGCAAGGAGACGGGAGATATTGGAGAAAACTGTGACATTCCCTTTGTGCTTCACCTCTGGCCCTCTGTCCTGCTCCGCAATCTGCTGCCTTACCCTGTTGCCtacaaattaaag GGGATAAAGGACAGTAGCCCTGAGGTTACGCTGGGTCCAGGCCACTCTGCTCAGCTTCACACTGCGGTCATCAACCAGTCAAGTCTTGAACTCCGGCTTCTTGATTATTTGGCTCAGGACTGGTCCTCTGAATACAG ACTCCGGAGTCAGCAGGAAGACATCACCTTCATTGTGTTCCAGTCTCTATGCGTCAATGAGGAAGATGTAGGAGATGGGTTGGAAAGGAAGAAGCCTGAGTTGGATATTGCAGTGCATGTTCAGTATGACCCTGGTCAGACTGTTGTTGCCATCCACTCTCCATACTGGATGGTGAATAAAACAGGGAGGTTGCTGCAGTACAAGGCTGATGATATTCACCGTAAACACCCTCTAGACTACGACATGCCGCTTCTCTTCTCCTTCAAGCCTCgcaattttctgagaaacaatAAG gTTCGCCTCATGATCTCGGACAGCGAGCTGTCAGACGATTTCTCTCTCGACACAGTTGGTAGCCATGGCGATGTGAAATGTAAAGGTAGATACAAAGACTATCTG GTTGGAGTGAAGATTGATACAAGCAGTTTCAGTCTGACCCGCATCGTGACCTTTGTACCGTTTTACATGCTGGTCAACAGTACCAAGCACAGGGTCTTTGTCTGTGAGGAGGGCCTGGAAAACTGGACTCAGGCAGAGCCAGAACAG TCAGCTATTCCTTTCTGGCCCGAGAATGACACCAAGCGTCTGAAGATCAAATTAGAAGGATGTTTAGCGCCTCCCCAGACGATTAACTTCACCAAACGAGAGAACTGCTTGTTGCTGCATCTGGACAATTCT GTGGGCGGCATCATCGTCGATGTAAACCTGTCTGATCACTCGGCCACCATTCGATTCTCTGAGTACCATGATGGGGCGGCCCCTTTCCTCCTCATCAACCATACAAACGAACGTCTTCAGTTCAGACAGAG CACCCGGAAAGAGACCCCGTGGGTGGCTGACCAGCTGCTTGACCTTTCCTCCTCAGGGGAGGAGGACAg CTCTCTGAAGGAGTTGGAGTGGGAAGATCTAGAGGCTGGAAAAGCTGTGTATTACACCTGGACTGAGCCCACCGGGTCCAGAGAGCTTAGCTGGAAACATGGACGGTACCATGGAGAGCTCAAGGTGGAGAAG GAACTGCTTGATGAGAAAACCAACAGAGAAGGGAAGCTTTATGTGATTCCCTTTTATGAAG GTCTCCAGCGTGTCGTGGTGTTCACTGAGAATCAGCGTATCTTCAATCGGCTTGTGGAAAATGAAAGCTTGCGACATGCCGAACAGGAAGTCATCCTGTGGCTGCACGACATGGGCATATCTTTGGTCAACAACAACAATAGCCAAGAGATTTCTTTTATTGGAATCACAAG CTCTGACATTGTGTGGGAGATCAAGCCTAAGAAGAAAGGTCGGTGGAAAACCCTGAGCTCAGAAGAAGTTGAGATGTTGGAGAATCGCTTTAGAGAGTACTGTGATTCCTCGCCGATTGACAACTGCATCGCTGACCTGGTGAACAACTTTCAG GTCTGTTTTACACCCACTGGTTCAGATATGCACATGCTGCAGCCAGTGGCTGCTCCCCTGAGGCGACTCCACCTCCCCGGGGTGAAGGTGGAGTACAGCATCTCACCTCGACAGAGAGCCTACCGTGTCCAAATCCACCGGATACAG ATCCAGAATCAGATACCAGGAGCCATCTTCCCTTTCGTCTTTTACCCCATTAAACTTCCCAAATCCATCGCCAAGGACACAG AACCAAAACCTCTAATTGATCTCAGCATTGTAACCAGAACTGCTGGACACACCGACATCTCTCGCATCAa GTACTTCAAGGTTTTGATTCAGGAGATGGATTTAAAGCTTGACCTGGGCTTTCTGTATGCCATCTTGGACTTTGTTACTCCTGAGAACGCCGGCGTCATGACTTCAGACCAGGAG GTGGAGCTGTTTACTAAGGACATAGAGTATATAAAAACGGAGCTGAACCATGTTTCTTCTACTGATACGTCACCCATCAGCCTCTATGAGCAGTTCCACATTTCCCCTATCAAG ttgcATTTGAGTTTCTCTCTGAGCACAGGAGGAGAAGACGGCTTAAAGGAGAAGAGAGAAACTGAACTCATCCCCATTCAGTCCCTCAACCTGCTGCTGAAGAGCATCGGAGCAACGCTCACTGACGTGCAGGACGTCGTCTTCAA GCTGGGATTCTTTGAGCTAAACTTCCAGTTTTACACCACTCAGCAGCTACAATCTGAGGTCATCAGACATTATTCCAAGCAG GCTATTAAACAGATGTATGTACTGGTGCTGGGCCTGGACGTGCTTGGAAATCCCTTCGGGTTGATCAGAGGATTGTCGGAGGGCGTCGAAGCGTTCTTCTACGAGCCCTACCAG GGAGCCATCCAAGGCCCTGAAGAGTTTATAGAAGGAATGACCATCGGTGTGAAAGCTCTGGTTGGAGGAGCTGTTG ggGGTATCGCAGGCGCAGCCTCTAGGATAACAGGGACCATCGCAAAGGGAGTCGCTGCGATAACCATGGATGAGGAATACCAGCAGAAGAGGCGAGAAGCCATGAACAAACAGCCTACCGGTCTGAAAGACGGGCTGGCCAGAGGCGGGAAAGGATTGGTTTCT ggATTCGTCAGTGGAATCACAGGGATTGTTACCAAACCTATAAAAG GGGCGCAGAAAGAGGGGGCAGCGGGGTTCTTTAAGGGTTTTGGCAAAGGTTTGGTGGGCGCGATAGCTCGACCGACAGGAGGCATCATCGACTTGGCCAGCAGTACTTTTCAGGGAATCAAAAG GGCAGCAGAGACCTCTCAGGATGTTATCTCTCTCCGTCCTCCTCGCTTCATACACGAGGACGGTGTCATCCGACCATATAAGGAGAGAGAGGGCGTCGGGAGCCAGATGCTCCAG ACAATTGAAAACGGACGTTTTGCCAAGTATAGATACTTTGCTCATGCCAAGATTAACGATTCAGACTTCTTCATGATCACCAAGAG AGGAATATTTTTTGTGACTAAAGGCACCTTTGGGCAGCTGACCTGCGAGTGGCAGTATCTCTTTGAAGAATTCACAATGGACCCAAAGATTGTTGGTGGACGTCGACTTCGGATTGAAGCCAAG GAAAGAGTGAAATCAGTCTTCCATGCCAAAGAGTTTGGGAAGATCATAAACTTCAAAACGCCAGAGATTGCCCAG tggGTTCTCAACAAACTGGAGGATGCCAGAGATCGTTTACCTAAATGCTAA